A genome region from Nycticebus coucang isolate mNycCou1 chromosome 22, mNycCou1.pri, whole genome shotgun sequence includes the following:
- the LOC128574871 gene encoding protein argonaute-1 isoform X3 — protein sequence MPHRVGACARGTSSLPVPARYTPVGRSFFSPPEGYYHPLGGGREVWFGFHQSVRPAMWKMMLNIDVSATAFYKAQPVIEFMCEVLDIRNIDEQPKPLTDSQRVRFTKEIKGLKVEVTHCGQMKRKYRVCNVTRRPASHQTFPLQLESGQTVECTVAQYFKQKYNLQLKYPHLPCLQVGQEQKHTYLPLEVCNIVAGQRCIKKLTDNQTSTMIKATARSAPDRQEEISRLMKNASYNLDPYIQEFGIKVKDDMTEVTGRVLPAPILQYGGRVSRNRAIATPNQGVWDMRGKQFYNGIEIKVWAIACFAPQKQCREEVLKNFTDQLRKISKDAGMPIQGQPCFCKYAQGADSVEPMFRHLKNTYSGLQLIIVILPGKTPVYAEVKRVGDTLLGMATQCVQVKNVVKTSPQTLSNLCLKINVKLGGINNILVPHQRSAVFQQPVIFLGADVTHPPAGDGKKPSITAVVGSMDAHPSRYCATVRVQRPRQEIIEDLSYMVRELLIQFYKSTRFKPTRIIFYRDGVPEGQLPQILHYELLAIRDACIKLEKDYQPGITYIVVQKRHHTRLFCADKNERIGKSGNIPAGTTVDTNITHPFEFDFYLCSHAGIQGTSRPSHYYVLWDDNRFTADELQILTYQLCHTYVRCTRSVSIPAPAYYARLVAFRARYHLVDKEHDSGEGSHISGQSNGRDPQALAKAVQVHQDTLRTMYFA from the exons ATGCCTCACAGGGTGGGGGCCTGTGCCCGAGGGACCAGTTCTCTGCCTGTCCCTGCCAGGTACACCCCTGTGGGCCGCTCCTTCTTCTCACCGCCTGAGGGCTACTACCACCCGCTGGGGGGTGGGCGCGAGGTCTGGTTCGGCTTTCACCAGTCTGTGCGCCCTGCCATGTGGAAGATGATGCTCAACATTGATG TCTCAGCCACTGCCTTCTACAAGGCACAGCCAGTGATTGAATTTATGTGTGAGGTGTTGGACATCAGGAACATAGATGAGCAGCCCAAGCCCCTCACGGACTCTCAGCGCGTTCGCTTCACCAAGGAGATCAAGG GCCTGAAGGTGGAAGTGACCCACTGTGGACAGATGAAGAGGAAATACCGCGTGTGTAATGTTACCCGTCGCCCTGCTAGCCATCAGAC ATTTCCCTTGCAGCTGGAGAGTGGACAGACTGTGGAGTGCACAGTGGCACAATATTTCAAGCAGAAATATAACCTTCAGCTCAAATATCCCCACCTGCCATGCCTGCAAGTTGGCCAGGAACAAAAGCATACCTACTTGCCCCTGGAG GTCTGTAACATTGTGGCTGGGCAGCGCTGCATTAAGAAGCTGACTGACAACCAGACTTCCACCATGATAAAGGCCACGGCTAGGTCGGCCCCAGACAGACAGGAGGAGATAAGTCGTCTG ATGAAGAATGCCAGCTACAACTTAGATCCGTACATCCAGGAATTTGGGATCAAAGTGAAAGATGACATGACAGAGGTGACGGGGCGAGTGCTGCCGGCGCCCATCTTGCAGTACGGCGGCCGGGTGAGCAGG AACCGGGCCATTGCCACACCTAATCAGGGTGTCTGGGACATGCGGGGGAAACAGTTCTACAATGGGATTGAGATCAAAGTCTGGGCCATCGCCTGCTTCGCACCCCAGAAACAGTGTCGAGAAGAGGTGCTCAA GAACTTCACAGACCAGCTGCGGAAGATTTCCAAGGATGCAGGGATGCCTATCCAGGGTCAGCCTTGTTTCTGCAAATACGCACAGGGGGCAGACAGCGTGGAGCCCATGTTCCGGCACCTCAAGAACACCTACTCAGGGCTGCAGCTCATTATCGTCATCCTGCCAGGGAAGACACCAGTGTATG CTGAGGTGAAACGTGTTGGAGACACCCTCTTGGGTATGGCAACACAGTGTGTTCAGGTGAAGAATGTGGTCAAGACCTCGCCTCAGACTCTGTCCAACCTCTGCCTCAAGATCAATGTCAAACTTGGTGGCATTAACAACATCCTAGTCCCACACCAGCG CTCTGCCGTCTTTCAACAGCCAGTGATATTCTTGGGAGCAGATGTTACACACCCCCCAGCAGGGGATGGGAAAAAACCTTCTATCACAGCA GTGGTAGGCAGTATGGATGCCCACCCCAGCCGATACTGTGCTACTGTGCGGGTGCAGCGACCACGGCAGGAGATCATTGAAGACTTGTCCTACATGGTGCGTGAGCTGCTTATTCAGTTCTACAAATCTACCCGATTCAAGCCTACCCGCATCATCTTCTACAGAGATGGGGTCCCTGAAGGCCAGCTCCCCCAG ATCCTCCACTATGAGCTGCTGGCCATTCGTGATGCCTGCATCAAACTGGAAAAGGACTACCAGCCTGGGATCACTTACATTGTGGTGCAGAAACGCCATCACACCCGCCTTTTTTGTGCTGACAAGAATGAGCGA ATTGGGAAGAGTGGTAACATCCCAGCTGGAACCACTGTGGACACCAACATCACCCACCCATTTGAGTTTGATTTCTATCTGTGCAGCCATGCAGGCATCCAG GGAACCAGCCGACCATCCCATTACTATGTCCTTTGGGATGACAACCGTTTCACAGCGGATGAGCTCCAGATTTTGACATACCAGCTATGCCACACTTACGTACGATGCACACGATCTGTCTCTATCCCAGCACCTGCCTACTATGCCCGCTTGGTGGCTTTCCGGGCACGATACCACCTGGTGGACAAAGAGCATGACAG tggAGAGGGGAGCCACATATCGGGGCAGAGCAATGGGCGGGacccccaggccctggccaaagcCGTGCAGGTTCACCAGGATACTCTGCGCACCATGTACTTCGCTTGA
- the LOC128574871 gene encoding protein argonaute-1 isoform X2, with amino-acid sequence MEAGPSGAAAGAYLPPLQQVFQAPRRPGIGTVGKPIKLLANYFEVDIPKIDVYHYEVDIKPDKCPRRVNREVVEYMVQHFKPQIFGDRKPVYDGKKNIYTVTALPIGNERVDFEVTIPGEGKDRIFKVSIKWLAIVSWRMLHEALVSGQIPVPLESVQALDVAMRHLASMRYTPVGRSFFSPPEGYYHPLGGGREVWFGFHQSVRPAMWKMMLNIDVSATAFYKAQPVIEFMCEVLDIRNIDEQPKPLTDSQRVRFTKEIKGLKVEVTHCGQMKRKYRVCNVTRRPASHQTFPLQLESGQTVECTVAQYFKQKYNLQLKYPHLPCLQVGQEQKHTYLPLEVCNIVAGQRCIKKLTDNQTSTMIKATARSAPDRQEEISRLMKNASYNLDPYIQEFGIKVKDDMTEVTGRVLPAPILQYGGRNRAIATPNQGVWDMRGKQFYNGIEIKVWAIACFAPQKQCREEVLKNFTDQLRKISKDAGMPIQGQPCFCKYAQGADSVEPMFRHLKNTYSGLQLIIVILPGKTPVYAEVKRVGDTLLGMATQCVQVKNVVKTSPQTLSNLCLKINVKLGGINNILVPHQRSAVFQQPVIFLGADVTHPPAGDGKKPSITAVVGSMDAHPSRYCATVRVQRPRQEIIEDLSYMVRELLIQFYKSTRFKPTRIIFYRDGVPEGQLPQILHYELLAIRDACIKLEKDYQPGITYIVVQKRHHTRLFCADKNERIGKSGNIPAGTTVDTNITHPFEFDFYLCSHAGIQGTSRPSHYYVLWDDNRFTADELQILTYQLCHTYVRCTRSVSIPAPAYYARLVAFRARYHLVDKEHDSGEGSHISGQSNGRDPQALAKAVQVHQDTLRTMYFA; translated from the exons CTGCAGGCGCCTACCTGCCCCCGCTGCAGCAGGTGTTCCAGGCGCCTCGCCGGCCTGGCATTGGCACTGTGGGGAAACCAATCAAGCTCCTGGCCAATTACTTTGAGGTGGACATCCCTAAGATCGACGTCTACCACTACGAGGTGGACATCAAGCCAGATAAGTGTCCTCGCAGAGTCAACCG GGAAGTGGTGGAATACATGGTCCAGCATTTCAAGCCTCAGATCTTTGGTGATCGCAAGCCTGTCTATGACGGAAAGAAGAACATTTATACTGTCACAGCGCTGCCCATTGGCAATGAACGG GTCGACTTTGAGGTGACAATCCCTGGGGAAGGGAAGGATCGAATCTTTAAGGTCTCCATCAAGTGGCTAGCTATTGTGAGCTGGCGCATGCTGCATGAGGCCCTGGTCAGTGGCCAGATCCCTGTTCCCCTGGAGTCTGTGCAAGCTCTGGATGTGGCCATGAGGCACCTAGCATCCATGAG GTACACCCCTGTGGGCCGCTCCTTCTTCTCACCGCCTGAGGGCTACTACCACCCGCTGGGGGGTGGGCGCGAGGTCTGGTTCGGCTTTCACCAGTCTGTGCGCCCTGCCATGTGGAAGATGATGCTCAACATTGATG TCTCAGCCACTGCCTTCTACAAGGCACAGCCAGTGATTGAATTTATGTGTGAGGTGTTGGACATCAGGAACATAGATGAGCAGCCCAAGCCCCTCACGGACTCTCAGCGCGTTCGCTTCACCAAGGAGATCAAGG GCCTGAAGGTGGAAGTGACCCACTGTGGACAGATGAAGAGGAAATACCGCGTGTGTAATGTTACCCGTCGCCCTGCTAGCCATCAGAC ATTTCCCTTGCAGCTGGAGAGTGGACAGACTGTGGAGTGCACAGTGGCACAATATTTCAAGCAGAAATATAACCTTCAGCTCAAATATCCCCACCTGCCATGCCTGCAAGTTGGCCAGGAACAAAAGCATACCTACTTGCCCCTGGAG GTCTGTAACATTGTGGCTGGGCAGCGCTGCATTAAGAAGCTGACTGACAACCAGACTTCCACCATGATAAAGGCCACGGCTAGGTCGGCCCCAGACAGACAGGAGGAGATAAGTCGTCTG ATGAAGAATGCCAGCTACAACTTAGATCCGTACATCCAGGAATTTGGGATCAAAGTGAAAGATGACATGACAGAGGTGACGGGGCGAGTGCTGCCGGCGCCCATCTTGCAGTACGGCGGCCGG AACCGGGCCATTGCCACACCTAATCAGGGTGTCTGGGACATGCGGGGGAAACAGTTCTACAATGGGATTGAGATCAAAGTCTGGGCCATCGCCTGCTTCGCACCCCAGAAACAGTGTCGAGAAGAGGTGCTCAA GAACTTCACAGACCAGCTGCGGAAGATTTCCAAGGATGCAGGGATGCCTATCCAGGGTCAGCCTTGTTTCTGCAAATACGCACAGGGGGCAGACAGCGTGGAGCCCATGTTCCGGCACCTCAAGAACACCTACTCAGGGCTGCAGCTCATTATCGTCATCCTGCCAGGGAAGACACCAGTGTATG CTGAGGTGAAACGTGTTGGAGACACCCTCTTGGGTATGGCAACACAGTGTGTTCAGGTGAAGAATGTGGTCAAGACCTCGCCTCAGACTCTGTCCAACCTCTGCCTCAAGATCAATGTCAAACTTGGTGGCATTAACAACATCCTAGTCCCACACCAGCG CTCTGCCGTCTTTCAACAGCCAGTGATATTCTTGGGAGCAGATGTTACACACCCCCCAGCAGGGGATGGGAAAAAACCTTCTATCACAGCA GTGGTAGGCAGTATGGATGCCCACCCCAGCCGATACTGTGCTACTGTGCGGGTGCAGCGACCACGGCAGGAGATCATTGAAGACTTGTCCTACATGGTGCGTGAGCTGCTTATTCAGTTCTACAAATCTACCCGATTCAAGCCTACCCGCATCATCTTCTACAGAGATGGGGTCCCTGAAGGCCAGCTCCCCCAG ATCCTCCACTATGAGCTGCTGGCCATTCGTGATGCCTGCATCAAACTGGAAAAGGACTACCAGCCTGGGATCACTTACATTGTGGTGCAGAAACGCCATCACACCCGCCTTTTTTGTGCTGACAAGAATGAGCGA ATTGGGAAGAGTGGTAACATCCCAGCTGGAACCACTGTGGACACCAACATCACCCACCCATTTGAGTTTGATTTCTATCTGTGCAGCCATGCAGGCATCCAG GGAACCAGCCGACCATCCCATTACTATGTCCTTTGGGATGACAACCGTTTCACAGCGGATGAGCTCCAGATTTTGACATACCAGCTATGCCACACTTACGTACGATGCACACGATCTGTCTCTATCCCAGCACCTGCCTACTATGCCCGCTTGGTGGCTTTCCGGGCACGATACCACCTGGTGGACAAAGAGCATGACAG tggAGAGGGGAGCCACATATCGGGGCAGAGCAATGGGCGGGacccccaggccctggccaaagcCGTGCAGGTTCACCAGGATACTCTGCGCACCATGTACTTCGCTTGA
- the LOC128574871 gene encoding protein argonaute-1 isoform X1: MEAGPSGAAAGAYLPPLQQVFQAPRRPGIGTVGKPIKLLANYFEVDIPKIDVYHYEVDIKPDKCPRRVNREVVEYMVQHFKPQIFGDRKPVYDGKKNIYTVTALPIGNERVDFEVTIPGEGKDRIFKVSIKWLAIVSWRMLHEALVSGQIPVPLESVQALDVAMRHLASMRYTPVGRSFFSPPEGYYHPLGGGREVWFGFHQSVRPAMWKMMLNIDVSATAFYKAQPVIEFMCEVLDIRNIDEQPKPLTDSQRVRFTKEIKGLKVEVTHCGQMKRKYRVCNVTRRPASHQTFPLQLESGQTVECTVAQYFKQKYNLQLKYPHLPCLQVGQEQKHTYLPLEVCNIVAGQRCIKKLTDNQTSTMIKATARSAPDRQEEISRLMKNASYNLDPYIQEFGIKVKDDMTEVTGRVLPAPILQYGGRVSRNRAIATPNQGVWDMRGKQFYNGIEIKVWAIACFAPQKQCREEVLKNFTDQLRKISKDAGMPIQGQPCFCKYAQGADSVEPMFRHLKNTYSGLQLIIVILPGKTPVYAEVKRVGDTLLGMATQCVQVKNVVKTSPQTLSNLCLKINVKLGGINNILVPHQRSAVFQQPVIFLGADVTHPPAGDGKKPSITAVVGSMDAHPSRYCATVRVQRPRQEIIEDLSYMVRELLIQFYKSTRFKPTRIIFYRDGVPEGQLPQILHYELLAIRDACIKLEKDYQPGITYIVVQKRHHTRLFCADKNERIGKSGNIPAGTTVDTNITHPFEFDFYLCSHAGIQGTSRPSHYYVLWDDNRFTADELQILTYQLCHTYVRCTRSVSIPAPAYYARLVAFRARYHLVDKEHDSGEGSHISGQSNGRDPQALAKAVQVHQDTLRTMYFA; encoded by the exons CTGCAGGCGCCTACCTGCCCCCGCTGCAGCAGGTGTTCCAGGCGCCTCGCCGGCCTGGCATTGGCACTGTGGGGAAACCAATCAAGCTCCTGGCCAATTACTTTGAGGTGGACATCCCTAAGATCGACGTCTACCACTACGAGGTGGACATCAAGCCAGATAAGTGTCCTCGCAGAGTCAACCG GGAAGTGGTGGAATACATGGTCCAGCATTTCAAGCCTCAGATCTTTGGTGATCGCAAGCCTGTCTATGACGGAAAGAAGAACATTTATACTGTCACAGCGCTGCCCATTGGCAATGAACGG GTCGACTTTGAGGTGACAATCCCTGGGGAAGGGAAGGATCGAATCTTTAAGGTCTCCATCAAGTGGCTAGCTATTGTGAGCTGGCGCATGCTGCATGAGGCCCTGGTCAGTGGCCAGATCCCTGTTCCCCTGGAGTCTGTGCAAGCTCTGGATGTGGCCATGAGGCACCTAGCATCCATGAG GTACACCCCTGTGGGCCGCTCCTTCTTCTCACCGCCTGAGGGCTACTACCACCCGCTGGGGGGTGGGCGCGAGGTCTGGTTCGGCTTTCACCAGTCTGTGCGCCCTGCCATGTGGAAGATGATGCTCAACATTGATG TCTCAGCCACTGCCTTCTACAAGGCACAGCCAGTGATTGAATTTATGTGTGAGGTGTTGGACATCAGGAACATAGATGAGCAGCCCAAGCCCCTCACGGACTCTCAGCGCGTTCGCTTCACCAAGGAGATCAAGG GCCTGAAGGTGGAAGTGACCCACTGTGGACAGATGAAGAGGAAATACCGCGTGTGTAATGTTACCCGTCGCCCTGCTAGCCATCAGAC ATTTCCCTTGCAGCTGGAGAGTGGACAGACTGTGGAGTGCACAGTGGCACAATATTTCAAGCAGAAATATAACCTTCAGCTCAAATATCCCCACCTGCCATGCCTGCAAGTTGGCCAGGAACAAAAGCATACCTACTTGCCCCTGGAG GTCTGTAACATTGTGGCTGGGCAGCGCTGCATTAAGAAGCTGACTGACAACCAGACTTCCACCATGATAAAGGCCACGGCTAGGTCGGCCCCAGACAGACAGGAGGAGATAAGTCGTCTG ATGAAGAATGCCAGCTACAACTTAGATCCGTACATCCAGGAATTTGGGATCAAAGTGAAAGATGACATGACAGAGGTGACGGGGCGAGTGCTGCCGGCGCCCATCTTGCAGTACGGCGGCCGGGTGAGCAGG AACCGGGCCATTGCCACACCTAATCAGGGTGTCTGGGACATGCGGGGGAAACAGTTCTACAATGGGATTGAGATCAAAGTCTGGGCCATCGCCTGCTTCGCACCCCAGAAACAGTGTCGAGAAGAGGTGCTCAA GAACTTCACAGACCAGCTGCGGAAGATTTCCAAGGATGCAGGGATGCCTATCCAGGGTCAGCCTTGTTTCTGCAAATACGCACAGGGGGCAGACAGCGTGGAGCCCATGTTCCGGCACCTCAAGAACACCTACTCAGGGCTGCAGCTCATTATCGTCATCCTGCCAGGGAAGACACCAGTGTATG CTGAGGTGAAACGTGTTGGAGACACCCTCTTGGGTATGGCAACACAGTGTGTTCAGGTGAAGAATGTGGTCAAGACCTCGCCTCAGACTCTGTCCAACCTCTGCCTCAAGATCAATGTCAAACTTGGTGGCATTAACAACATCCTAGTCCCACACCAGCG CTCTGCCGTCTTTCAACAGCCAGTGATATTCTTGGGAGCAGATGTTACACACCCCCCAGCAGGGGATGGGAAAAAACCTTCTATCACAGCA GTGGTAGGCAGTATGGATGCCCACCCCAGCCGATACTGTGCTACTGTGCGGGTGCAGCGACCACGGCAGGAGATCATTGAAGACTTGTCCTACATGGTGCGTGAGCTGCTTATTCAGTTCTACAAATCTACCCGATTCAAGCCTACCCGCATCATCTTCTACAGAGATGGGGTCCCTGAAGGCCAGCTCCCCCAG ATCCTCCACTATGAGCTGCTGGCCATTCGTGATGCCTGCATCAAACTGGAAAAGGACTACCAGCCTGGGATCACTTACATTGTGGTGCAGAAACGCCATCACACCCGCCTTTTTTGTGCTGACAAGAATGAGCGA ATTGGGAAGAGTGGTAACATCCCAGCTGGAACCACTGTGGACACCAACATCACCCACCCATTTGAGTTTGATTTCTATCTGTGCAGCCATGCAGGCATCCAG GGAACCAGCCGACCATCCCATTACTATGTCCTTTGGGATGACAACCGTTTCACAGCGGATGAGCTCCAGATTTTGACATACCAGCTATGCCACACTTACGTACGATGCACACGATCTGTCTCTATCCCAGCACCTGCCTACTATGCCCGCTTGGTGGCTTTCCGGGCACGATACCACCTGGTGGACAAAGAGCATGACAG tggAGAGGGGAGCCACATATCGGGGCAGAGCAATGGGCGGGacccccaggccctggccaaagcCGTGCAGGTTCACCAGGATACTCTGCGCACCATGTACTTCGCTTGA